The sequence ATACTGCGCACCGGAAGTGACCTAAAGAATACGGAAGTGCTAAGTGCAGAAGTTTGGAAAAGGGCAAtcattttaccatttaataaGCCAGGTAAAGATCCTACCTGTCCAAATAATTATAGACCAATAGCTCTTACTTCTCATTTAagtaaatggatggagaaaataatgGTTAATAGATTAGGATACTTCCTTGAGAAGAATAATCTAATTAATGGATACCAATGTGGTTTCAGAACAGGAAAATCAACAATGGATGCTCTAACTAGAGTCAGTAATGACatagagaaagctttaaaaatgaaggaaataatgatTATAGTATTTTTTGACATAGAAAAAGCATATGACTCACTATGGAAAGAAGgattacttataaaaatgaaacagatgggAATAGGTGGGAGAATgtataattggatagcaaattttctgctagatagaaaaataagagtaaaaattgGGAATGACtattcaaatgaatttaatgttgaaaatggaATACCTCAAGGTAGTGTAATTAGtccaattttgtttaatattatgATCAATGATATTTTCTATGATACTggtaaatgtataaaatctgcaCTATATGCAGATGATGGGGCCATATggatgaaagggaaaaatattaaacatgtggtagaaaatattaaaaagcaattagtaaagtagaaaaatggtcTTATGAATGGGGTTTTAAATTATCAGCAAGCAAGTCTTGTTATATGGTTgtcacaaagaagagaaatattaatatagaaacaataacattatatggacagactttagaaagagtaacagaatataaatatctagGTTTATGGTTGGACAGTTCTTACTCATGGAAAACACATATAGATAAATTAGAAACCAAgtgtaaaaaagttattaatctattaaaggctgtggctggaaataATTGGGGGGCAGATAGACAGTCATTATTAAGCATATACAGGGCTCTCATGAGAGCAATAATAGATTATGGCAGTATTATATATggagcagcagctaaaacatcATTACAAAGAATAGAAAGATTACAGTGTAGAGCTTTACGTATATGTATaggagcaataaaaaaacacctatTAATGCTCTTTTAATTGAAACTGGGGAAACTCCTCTGGAAATGAGGAGAAttaaactagctttagcatattggatgaaaattaaaagtaatatagATGATAATGTGAATTCAATTATCTTACAAAATTGTTGGGAATATGTGAAGTTCCAAAGtaatggatttggatggatggttaggaaatggattaaaatgtatGGATTGGAGGACAAGGAAATAGCTCAGTTTAATCCAACTAGCGTTATTCCTCCATGGTTAATACCAGAGGTTAATGTAGATTTGAAAATTAGcataatgaaaaatgattggaatttaaatgaaatagggataaagactgatatttatttaagaaatacatataataattatcttaaaatttatacagatggttctaagaatttaaaaggGTATGTTAGGATAGGAATATATattccagagtttaaaaaatgtatttataaaagaatatcagatcaattgtcggtttttacagcagaaatggtggcagttataTTAAGCTTACAGTGGGTGGAGGAGATTCGACCAGACAGGGTGGTGGTGTGCACAGACTCCAAAGCAGTAGTAGAAAGTATCAAGGGAGaaggaaataatagaaaagatctggtattagaaattcatcatattttatttagattatataggggtggcattgatgtttggttttgttgggtgCCAGCACATGAAGgagtaaaaggcaatgaaaaggcagataaattagctaaaagggcTTTAGAGGGAGAAATAGCAATGTTAATTCCTTTTGggaaaggggaagggaaatcacttattaaaagtaaagaaatggaggaatggcaaaaaatgtggaatgaagataagaaaggaagaagattatatGAAGTACAAAAGTCAGTTCTAATTCGAAGCAgtaatgaaagaaacagaagagaagaaataataataagtagATTAAGAATAGGTCATACCTACTTAAATGACATACTTTATTtaatagggaggaaaaataatgataaatgtgagagatgtggagagaaagaaaatgtagaacacatactgatgaactgtaagtcatatgaacacaaaaggaaagaattaaagagaatagttagaagtatagggcatgaatggaatcttaaaggtatattaggaaatgaaggaaacataacagatattcacaaattaaggaaagcattgtttatttatcttaagaatacaaaattaaaaaatagaatttaatagatgtgaagtaatgcagctacacactcatgtacagtaggtggcggtatgcaccttaaagttgcttgtgatccgccataatagaaaagaagaagaagaagaagaagaagaagtgcagAAGTCCGTGGcaattttgttcaaaaattgtttttgggCGGGGTTATGCTTTCACAGGGAGGTTGGTTACACTTTAACGTTGAAAAAAGATAACATCGGGCATAAATCCGACCTGAAATTGTTTGTTTAACAAGGCAGGTGCCTTCACAAGTCATTCAGGAAAAAGGAGGgcaaaaggagaaagagaacaaacaaaatgttgacaGATTATTCAGAGGCTGACAAACAGGAAGGACGGGACTGAATGacaaattgtaaacaaaaaacaaattactgaaATGCTTGATGTAGTTTATAGCCCTGGGAGTGAATTCAGTGAGTTGAAGAATAATTTCATTgcagtttaaaatgtgtgattGGCAAAAGTTTATATGGTACATTTTGACCATATAAACTTGCTGGGTTAGATTCCAGCaaacttgattaaaatgattgCATTTCCTCCGATGCTGCAACAACAGTCAAGAATGTTGCATCAGGGAAATACCTAGACACATAGGACAACCACAGCTTTATATTGTGTTCATTTAGAGCATTACTTTAGCTACTCAACAGGTCACCTTCAGGTCCGAAAATTTAATGTGGATGCAGTGGAAATCTGCAGAACCTTTAGACTCAGGATGTCATCTCCAGCACTTTAAGCTggaaaacagactgaaaattaGGAACCAGTTGGGGGGATTTCGATATTTCTAAACTTTGAAATTTCTTCTAAAGACTGATGTCTGCAGAATGAACCTGTATGGAACACCCTTCCTGACAATAATCAAACCCAAGCCCTAAAAATGTGGTCTTTTTGAAGCAAActcgaatgcatatgtgaatgccaagcggacCATAAACTGCTCTaagagcaggaagtggactatttTGCAGGGCATTCTAGGTAAATACAACCACAACAAGTGTGAGAGTCTCCTCCAATTCTTGCACATAAAGTCAACACACAGAGAGAATGAAACTGATTTTCATAAAccacacatttaaatgttcagtTGGGATAGCTTTATTTGAATGCGTACAGGTACAGGTGTGTTCCacctgatgtttatttttctgatgtttttctttcttctcactGCCTCTTCCAGGCGTCTATTCCAGTGAAAAGATGGCCGACGTTTTTGCCTATGAGAGCTCAGAACTCGACTGGTGTGAAGACAACTACAGATACTCTGAACATGTCGTGGAGTATTTCAACACAGTAAGCTTCTCAGACAGCGCATCATGCAAGAATGACCCGTTTCTATAGTTTGATAatgtttaaagtcattttgcaccttttcacttgctgatttgttgttttccttgcaggtcagcagctttttcttcttcattattGCTCCTATAATGATCTATCTGCTGCATCCCTATGCCAAGGAGAGGAGCCTGGCGATCCACATGGTCTGGATCATGATGATTTTTGTAGGCaagtcagttttatttcaattgaTTGTATTAGACCATTAAATTACTATTTTTTgtattagtaaaataaaaataaaatcagaaaaaacgTATTGGAAACAGCTAACATTGGGTTAAAccattgtaatatttttctgatCTTCCCAAAGTATATCTagatttttcaaagaaacaggcccacagcattaCATCTCCTCTACCATACTTAACCATTGTTTTATGCCAAACACACttggagtttttatttctgctctatTTCACCAAAGCCCAGGGTTTAGTTAAATTAAttgcagcattttgaaatgtctgcttttttacatttgtgataGTAGTACAGagattattcattttttacatttggatttgtctaaacttttttttgttcttgctcTCATTGTTGATATGAACGAGTTTAGGTGATAAACATTAACATGGATTTGTTTTACTTGAATAGCATGtactcttgtctttcccattttgaagagttgcGAATAGGAATCACATCATACCTTCTTCAGTTGAAGAATATAAAGCCTGtagtgattaaaaaatatatatttcagtttttttattttataggaatttaatttatttggatgATCTTTGATAGCAAAGTCAgtgaaaaacaatataaatattttatttatttatttatttatttatttagttagttagttagttagttagtcagttagttagttagttagttagttagttagttagttagttagttagttagttagttagttagttagttagttagttagttagttagttagttggttggttagttagttagttagtatttattaattgtatttaaattcaataaaaaaatttttatgtcAGAGTGCCAGTctcttttcatatttaaaccTTTATAAagccaaatatatttttcaaaattaattttaggtttgttttttgttacccATGCGAACAGGTTTAGTAACATTGCTGGAGGGCTGCATGGATATTAAAACATATCAGATGTATACTACAAGCTTTTAGAATTATGAAAATGTGTCAGTATTCATTCTTTTTGTTACTACAATGTTTTTTAGATGATTCAAAACCAATAatactgattttgaaaaaaagtccTACCAAGGTGTAATCTTACTTTTCCATCTATTGTAGTTTTCTCCTCTAATTTATTATCAGTGTAGCTGTAACCGTCAACCTGTAACTCTTAGAGATGTGAGAACTCCACCGATCCTCACATCCTCAGTTTTAATGTGTTcatcttttgtgtttgtgaaaagcAGGAATAAATTCCAGTAacagggtttgtttttctgtaggaCTTTTCTCTGCATACTTCCACATGACTCTGAGCTTCGTTGGCCAGATGCTGGATGAACTCTCCATCTTGTGGGTGTTGGCTGTAGGATATGCCACTTGGTTCCCTCGTAAACTGTTTCCCTCTTTTATCAAAGACAGGTAAGTTTACTTTTATACCACTGAACCAGATTACAAATCACTGCCCTACCCTACGACAAGTTAGCGCAAGGTTCATTagtatttttattgtcatctaAACCTACACACTAACAAAAACTGGAGTTCAAGAAAGGTACAGATTTTGCCCTCAAAATTGAGCTGttgaaaatttacattttttgttatttttttaggacAAGAGTTTTAATGACAGATTTAGAGCCCTATTGtgaaaaattcatatttttatacttGGATTAgagtctcaactgcttctaagaACAACCCAAGCGCTTACAAACTCACCCAGTCATTTTTTGCCAATAAGTTCGTATTTTTTGCTATCTAGAAAACCCAGGCATtgcgctgttacctagcaactctaGCCGAGTCCAGCcatgttacctagcaacccaagcagagttccaATACATTCGGTCAGCTAGTTTTACTCCTGTTCATTCCAGCAAAACACTTGCTGGAAAagtcaagtgttttgttgttgacttaccatccagaagccacttgctgcattcttgcttGTTGTGCAAGAGGCTccatttattctgcttttttgtctgatttaggGTCAAAAATATACAGGTGTAtaattgtgtctctgtttgcagccattttcatgtgcgagtgCAAAACGTTAAGTTAGGGGCCagggccagcagcagcttttttggatttaaagtgacaagaaacctcaacaaaactcaaaataggcagaattGAGGGaactaaaacaacattttaattgaaagcCAGACTTTGGTGCAGTCATTCGTTAATGTCTGCAGGGAACagactaaaaacattttctcaaccaatgaaataaaaactatttgacTCAAAAGTTGTGAAACTGTACaccacatttttattcaaggaAATAACGTAATGAAAACTATTTGCActaacagacaaaacaaatatgtttacttaggtttgtttttatttttgatcattattaagtaaataatagAAGTGCTTTCATAGctttggaaagaaagaaagttccagtgtgtttatttgttaGTTTAGTGACAGGCGTCAATTGGTCATTTATGAACATGATTAGTTGTACATAATTTggagttttgtatttttataatacaataataacaattgtaacaataataacaataataacaataacaataataacaataacaataataataacaataaaaataacaattattacAGTGACCCCCAGTTCATTTGAGTTTGATGCTTCTGCGTTACACTGATCAGTCGTTCTTCTCTCATGTTAAACCTTTTCcttcatgcatttgttttttcagttgagCATTATGTAAATAGATTATTCCTAAATGTTTACTGAAACTTTCTCCACTGACTTCCCAACCACAGGTCCACATTTTCACGGCTCGTCCTTTTGATCACCGTCATTACTTCTGTGTCATCGTTTGTCAAACCTACAGCCAACGCCTACGCCTTAAACTGCTTTGGCCTCCACCTTCTGTACACCTTGGCTGTGGAGATGAGAcggtaaataaaaataaggtttttttaatcttgtgaaACTTCAAAACATGCAGCTTTTTGGTTTCAGTGTGACTACAGATCTTTTCTTAACCTCAGCTGCACCGACCAGAAGGCTCTACGTCTGGCCAAGCTCTCGGTAGCTCTGTGGGTCCTCGCCATCTCCTGCTGGATTAGTGATCGTTTGTGCTGCAGTTTCTGGCAGCGGTTAAACTTCTGCTACCTTCATGGGATCTGGTAAGACCTCTGGTCACTTCCTGAATATATCAGATATCAGGTTTTACTCACAGAAAACAGGGCTGTGAGTAAAACACACAGTGCTTTTCTGTAATATTCAAGTTAAGCTTAAagtcagacaaagataaccttACGGAGACTGAAAGCAGTTtagaaattatttcatttaacaaTGCAAAAAAGCAGTTCTCTTTCTTATTAACCCTTTCATACATTAGTTTAGATCCTTTATGTCCTGATTTCTTTCcagtatttttgagtttcttaaagcacaaaaaagaagggaaaaattttgtaaaaaaaaaaaaagaaattaggatttttttcttgttgtaattttctccaaatacaaaatTGTCATTTGGAGAAAATTGTAGTATTAGTCTTAACTTGAtgtcacaacattttttatttacctgcAAGAGTTTTTACAGTAGAAAGAGGGGGGATTAACAAAAATCTTCTTGCACTTGCAGTTGATGGCCAGTAGTTGGCAGTGTATTGTATCCTGCACTAGTTTCCACTTCAGAGGTCTGTGTgcattttatagcataaaaatccacaagaaacacaagaaaattgCTTCTAGACAAGCAGTATGGAGCAGTGACTGctatgcatgaaagggttaaagcAACATATTTGTTATCATTATGTCTTGACAGTATAATGTGAGAAAAGATTGAGTTCCTCAAATCTTCCCAGTTCTATTATTTCTGTCTGAAGAAACATACAGCTCCTGGTCAAAAACAGTCAATCAACCTTGGGTATGCACCGCTCAATCTGCTAAAGGCAGATAAACAATTTACAGTTACAGAAAGCAGGATATCATTGTGCATATTCTGTTTTATCTGTCTTTCAGGCACATTCTCATTGTGATGGCTGTAGCCTACGGCAGCACGCTCATAGCTTATCTGGATGCCAGCAATGAAATACCTTATTCGCTGCCTGGATTGGAGTACTGGCCCTGTGATAAATGGGCCGTTGGATTCCCCCACATTGTTCTCTCCAGCTCTCCAAAGACCCAAAAACGGTGCTGACAAATCACTACCCCTGGCATTTCATTTGTTGTCAAATGTTTGCTTAACAACTGAATTGCCTTGCATCTGAATCCTACTGATAAATGTCACCGCTTAGACTGAAGTTACcatttaacttaaaattaacatgaagtgattaattttttatttcagttcgTCTAGCTGTCCTTGCAGGATTTTGCATCCTTCAGTCCAGACCATAGTCTGCAAAGAGGTTACAAAAAATCAGTAGGATCCACTTGCAAAGAGGGataaacatggaaaacaaaccCCTGGCTCAATACGCTGCAAAGATAGTCATCAATaattggcaaaagaaaaaaaaaatccaaccaaagtgtcctttaaaaaaaataaaaatctgaaatgagaATAATCAttgtaacactttatttagagtttcagttttttaaatgtgaaccaAGACAAAAAGTCAAGAGGAACCAGCACACAGACTGTCACTTGTACactgaaattatgttttatgtttaacttCAGGTATTAAATTCTGGTTTATTTTCATAACtgatcatatttttatgtatttttttagtaattttagtAGTTTTTTTATAAAGATGTCCAGAAACATGTGATTCTTCCGAATGTTTTAATATTGCAGATGCTGGAGCAAATGTCCCAGTCTGGTTGTGACTCATCTTGCTACAttaattgttttggttttttgtgaCGTTTAGGGCGTTCCAAtgcaaatattatattttattttcatttataatgttttaattttgtatcaAACGTAATACTGTCATTGCCATTCTTTAccaatttattttaagcttctgatttacacaagaaacaaacaacaaaactgaaaactgctttgatttaatttgttctcTGGAAGTTTCATCCAAatcccatttatttatttagaatttatttaattaattttattttttccatataCCTCAGACAAACAGCTGAGGTgtatagaaaaacaataaaaaattgtttttgttattgtttctctgattataaagctttttaaaaaatagtattattgttttaataaagactTTATGTCTTTGACTCTTAAGGAGAATTTAACAGCAATAATCAACCTtcatataataatttttatttcttacaaataTTGAGAAATCTTGAATTGCTTCCATTTATAAAGAATAACATTTTACCCtctactgtaatttgcatttttacacTAACCCTGGTTgtatattgtgaaaaagttaaacttttgttttaactttttatcaatTACTATCTATATATATCAGACTTAAAATCTAATAAACGTTTGTTGGTGCACAAGTTCAAACttattgtggatttattttctgtcatccaAACAGGTTCTAAATTAATCTTTGTTTAATTCTCCCTTAAAAATCCCACGTTGTTGTAGCCAAAAACTAGTTCCTGGTCTTATGCTGACTGGTTTTATGGTCAGATTGGACCGAGATTGTcctgaaattttgagaaaagtttcctgttttttcaccactagagggcagcaaGAGCTGCTACAAGAGGAATCTGTTCACTTCTGCCGCCCTGGGAGCGTTATCCTGGGTAAAAGAACGTTCAGTTTAGGAAACTGAGCACATGCACTGAAGTGAATACAAAGGTTTTATTAAAGTGcggttgtctttttttaaatatcatgaaaatgacacacacacaaaaatctaatttcccACAAtgtgttttgtcaaattacaacaaaaagaaCTCAAGCGTTATtatctgttaaataaaatatgtattaaaggtaatttatttaaaacttcacCATAAGTTGTCAGAATAATAACTCTATGGGCAAATTTAGCCATTATATTTGTGTTGATTCATTCACTCCTAGGAATACACTATTACAATACAAGAATGTTTGATctcttgttttataaatatagttctatataatttagatttttattatgtaaattcGTCCTTTTTAAAGCTTTAGAGTATTCAAAGGAGGTTGTGGAAGAAGCCTTGATGGCAATCCATACAATGATAAATAGATTTAGCAgaaaatttag comes from Gambusia affinis linkage group LG10, SWU_Gaff_1.0, whole genome shotgun sequence and encodes:
- the acer1 gene encoding alkaline ceramidase 1, with amino-acid sequence MQAAGQSTCCTTWSGAAQRSATMGGVYSSEKMADVFAYESSELDWCEDNYRYSEHVVEYFNTVSSFFFFIIAPIMIYLLHPYAKERSLAIHMVWIMMIFVGLFSAYFHMTLSFVGQMLDELSILWVLAVGYATWFPRKLFPSFIKDRSTFSRLVLLITVITSVSSFVKPTANAYALNCFGLHLLYTLAVEMRRCTDQKALRLAKLSVALWVLAISCWISDRLCCSFWQRLNFCYLHGIWHILIVMAVAYGSTLIAYLDASNEIPYSLPGLEYWPCDKWAVGFPHIVLSSSPKTQKRC